In Nitratireductor basaltis, the following are encoded in one genomic region:
- a CDS encoding phosphatase PAP2 family protein, which translates to MHRRSAVAETVTSLVKGIRHRPANIIPIIMAAILGLGVYGFVAIADEVAEGEMAQIDERLFLLFREADDPGEPLGPPWLEETAVEVTAIGGYPLIVLTLAAVVGLFLVTKRYGPALYAVLAVGSGALLTHYLKLYYARPRPDLVDHLDAIHTLSFPSGHAMVTTIAYLTLAALVVRFVDDRRVRIYVLSVAVFVAIIVGLSRIYVGVHWPSDVAAGWALGAAWASLSWLVVQLLQYWRSRSRNG; encoded by the coding sequence TTGCATAGGAGATCGGCTGTTGCCGAAACCGTTACCAGCCTTGTGAAAGGCATTCGCCACCGACCCGCTAACATCATCCCTATCATTATGGCTGCCATTCTCGGGCTCGGGGTCTATGGCTTTGTCGCCATCGCTGACGAGGTTGCCGAAGGCGAGATGGCGCAGATAGACGAGCGGCTGTTCCTGCTGTTTCGCGAGGCGGACGATCCCGGAGAACCATTGGGGCCGCCCTGGCTGGAGGAAACCGCGGTCGAGGTGACGGCCATTGGCGGTTATCCGCTGATCGTGCTCACGCTTGCTGCGGTCGTCGGCTTGTTCTTGGTCACCAAGCGGTACGGACCGGCGCTTTATGCCGTGCTTGCGGTGGGGTCGGGTGCTCTGCTCACCCACTATCTGAAGCTTTACTACGCGCGGCCGCGACCCGATCTCGTCGACCACCTGGATGCCATTCACACGCTGAGTTTTCCCAGCGGGCACGCCATGGTAACCACCATTGCCTATCTGACGCTCGCCGCATTGGTCGTGCGTTTCGTGGATGACCGGCGCGTGCGCATCTATGTGCTCTCGGTCGCCGTTTTCGTTGCCATTATCGTAGGGCTCAGCCGCATCTATGTAGGCGTTCACTGGCCCAGTGACGTCGCCGCTGGCTGGGCGCTCGGAGCTGCCTGGGCAAGTCTTTCCTGGCTGGTTGTCCAGCTCCTCCAATACTGGCGCTCAAGGAGCCGAAACGGATGA
- a CDS encoding DUF1206 domain-containing protein has product MNTPDKQDMHEAFRPFARAGYAARGLVYTVLAFFAATAALGTGEGGDTRDAIRFLTDTTASDILSLVLVVSLAGYALWRVIQSVFDTDDHGYKPTGLVIRAGLLASAFTYGVLTLFTFSLRWGGGGSSGSSGGEGFSGFIASIAGAQLAATLIAAVFTGVAFAHIWKAVRRKYREHFKASEQVMQYVDIAAIGGLMARGVIFLLIAYLFWRQGVSDSDQASLSDALDFIAGLPFGRWLLGATALGLLLFAIYSFCEAIWRRINVEDA; this is encoded by the coding sequence ATGAACACGCCCGACAAGCAAGATATGCACGAAGCCTTCAGGCCCTTCGCCCGGGCGGGCTATGCCGCACGCGGTCTGGTCTACACGGTTCTGGCCTTCTTTGCCGCCACGGCCGCGCTTGGTACGGGCGAGGGGGGTGATACGCGTGACGCCATCCGGTTTCTGACCGATACCACTGCCAGCGACATTCTCAGCCTTGTTCTGGTCGTCAGTCTTGCCGGCTATGCGCTGTGGCGGGTCATACAATCGGTCTTTGATACGGATGATCACGGCTACAAGCCCACGGGGCTCGTCATCCGCGCAGGGTTGCTGGCCTCGGCCTTCACCTATGGGGTCCTGACACTCTTCACCTTCTCACTTCGATGGGGAGGGGGCGGCAGCAGTGGCAGCTCCGGTGGCGAAGGGTTCTCTGGCTTCATCGCGAGCATCGCAGGCGCGCAGCTGGCCGCCACATTGATTGCAGCCGTTTTCACGGGCGTGGCCTTCGCCCACATATGGAAGGCAGTGCGCCGCAAATATCGCGAGCATTTCAAGGCATCCGAGCAGGTGATGCAATATGTCGACATCGCTGCCATCGGTGGGCTCATGGCGCGCGGCGTTATCTTCCTGCTCATCGCCTATCTGTTCTGGCGCCAGGGCGTCTCGGACAGCGATCAGGCAAGCCTCTCGGATGCGCTCGACTTCATTGCCGGCCTGCCATTCGGGCGCTGGCTGCTGGGTGCCACGGCGCTTGGCCTGCTGCTCTTCGCGATCTACTCCTTCTGCGAAGCCATCTGGCGACGCATCAATGTGGAAGATGCGTGA
- a CDS encoding anthranilate synthase, whose amino-acid sequence MSVEVLENGAERFKTAGGIAITRQRHETPYEGAIEAYVDALDSRRGAVFSSNYEYPGRYTRWDTAIVDPPVVISARGRDMKIEALNKRGEVMLPTIMRAVEALEPVAVLEHSAERALLQVAEPSGVITEEERSRAPSVFTVLRAITDLFRTHDDANLGLYGAFGYDLAFQFDPVKLKLDRPESQRDVVLYLPDEILVVDHHAAQAWHDRYDYAGEGFSTEGLERSGEAAPFKPSDRVPPRCDHEKGEYARLVERAKESFKRGDLFEVVPGQMFFERCESKPSAISRRLKQINPSPYSFFINLGEQEFLIGASPEMFVRVNGRRVETCPISGTIQRGDDAIADSEQILKLLNSKKDESELTMCSDVDRNDKSRVCEPGSVRVIGRRQIEMYSRLIHTVDHIEGRLREGMDAYDAFLSHAWAVTVTGAPKLWAMRFIEQNEKSPRAWYGGAVGMVHFNGDMNTGLTLRTIRIKDGIAEVRAGATLLYDSNGEEEEAETELKASAMLSAIRDAGKKNIMNDKNESEKVGAGTRILLVDHEDSFVHTLANYFRQTGAEVTTVRTPVADEVFEKVDPHLVVLSPGPGTPKDFDCAATIAKARSRHLPLFGVCLGLQALVEACGGELRQLREPVHGKPSRIRAGGNSLVFAGLPNEITVGRYHSIFADPSSMPDGFVITAETDDGIVMGIESEKEPIAAVQFHPESIMTLGQNAGMRMIENVVAHLPRKAREQAA is encoded by the coding sequence ATGAGCGTGGAAGTTCTGGAAAACGGTGCCGAGCGGTTCAAGACCGCGGGTGGAATCGCGATCACGCGTCAGCGGCATGAAACGCCCTATGAGGGCGCGATCGAAGCCTATGTGGATGCGCTGGATTCGCGCCGCGGCGCAGTCTTCTCGTCCAATTATGAATATCCCGGGCGCTACACGCGTTGGGACACGGCAATTGTCGATCCCCCAGTCGTCATTTCCGCGCGCGGGCGCGACATGAAGATTGAGGCGCTGAACAAGCGCGGCGAAGTCATGTTGCCGACCATCATGCGTGCGGTGGAGGCGCTCGAGCCGGTCGCGGTCCTGGAGCATTCTGCCGAACGCGCCCTGTTGCAGGTCGCCGAGCCATCGGGCGTCATTACCGAGGAAGAACGTTCACGCGCGCCTTCCGTTTTCACGGTGCTGCGTGCGATTACCGACCTTTTCCGCACCCATGACGACGCCAATCTCGGCCTGTACGGTGCTTTCGGCTACGACCTCGCCTTCCAGTTCGATCCGGTGAAGCTCAAGCTCGACCGCCCTGAAAGCCAGCGCGATGTCGTGCTCTATCTTCCCGACGAGATCCTCGTGGTCGACCACCATGCCGCCCAGGCCTGGCATGACCGCTACGATTATGCAGGCGAGGGGTTTTCGACCGAGGGGCTTGAGCGCTCTGGTGAAGCGGCACCCTTCAAGCCTTCGGATCGTGTTCCCCCGCGCTGCGACCACGAAAAAGGCGAATATGCCCGGCTGGTCGAGAGGGCTAAGGAAAGCTTCAAGCGCGGCGATCTTTTCGAAGTCGTTCCGGGCCAGATGTTCTTCGAGCGCTGCGAGAGCAAACCTTCAGCGATCTCGCGCAGGCTGAAGCAGATCAATCCGTCGCCCTATTCGTTCTTCATCAATCTGGGTGAACAGGAATTCCTGATCGGTGCATCGCCGGAGATGTTCGTGCGGGTCAATGGCCGCCGCGTCGAGACCTGTCCGATCTCCGGCACGATCCAGCGCGGTGACGATGCCATCGCGGATTCAGAACAGATCCTGAAGCTTCTCAATTCCAAGAAGGACGAGTCGGAGCTGACCATGTGCTCCGATGTCGACCGCAACGACAAGAGCCGGGTCTGCGAGCCCGGCTCGGTTCGTGTCATCGGGCGCCGTCAGATCGAGATGTATTCGCGCCTCATCCACACGGTCGACCATATCGAGGGGCGTTTGCGCGAAGGCATGGACGCCTATGACGCGTTTCTGTCTCACGCCTGGGCGGTGACGGTCACAGGCGCGCCCAAATTATGGGCCATGCGCTTCATCGAACAGAACGAGAAGAGCCCACGCGCCTGGTATGGCGGTGCGGTCGGTATGGTCCACTTCAATGGTGACATGAATACCGGTCTGACATTGCGCACCATCCGCATCAAGGATGGAATTGCGGAGGTCCGGGCGGGCGCGACTTTGCTCTATGATTCCAATGGCGAAGAAGAGGAAGCGGAGACGGAACTGAAGGCTTCCGCAATGCTTTCGGCCATTCGCGATGCAGGCAAGAAGAATATAATGAACGACAAGAACGAGAGCGAGAAAGTGGGTGCGGGGACCCGCATCCTGCTGGTGGATCACGAGGATTCCTTCGTCCACACGCTCGCCAATTATTTCCGCCAGACCGGCGCGGAAGTGACCACGGTACGCACACCGGTGGCCGACGAGGTGTTCGAGAAGGTCGATCCGCATCTGGTTGTCCTCTCACCGGGCCCCGGCACACCGAAGGATTTCGACTGTGCGGCAACGATCGCAAAGGCGCGCTCCCGCCATCTGCCGCTGTTTGGCGTGTGCCTGGGCTTGCAGGCTCTGGTGGAAGCCTGCGGGGGTGAGCTCCGCCAGCTTCGTGAGCCTGTTCACGGCAAGCCTTCACGCATCCGCGCCGGGGGCAACAGCCTGGTCTTCGCCGGCCTGCCCAACGAGATCACCGTTGGCCGCTATCATTCCATTTTCGCGGATCCGTCCAGCATGCCGGATGGTTTCGTCATCACCGCGGAGACCGATGACGGAATTGTCATGGGGATAGAGAGCGAGAAAGAGCCGATTGCGGCTGTTCAATTCCATCCCGAATCGATCATGACGCTGGGACAGAATGCCGGTATGCGCATGATCGAGAATGTAGTGGCACATCTTCCGCGCAAGGCGCGGGAACAGGCCGCCTGA
- a CDS encoding cation diffusion facilitator family transporter, with the protein MPGSGRVRRLTVWTIVIGVAIFALKALAWWLTGSVALFSDAMESIVNVVASVAAWYAIRLSYTPADDNHPYGHHKAEYLSAVLEGVLIVVAALLIMREAALAFQASELHAMPVLGLVINGIAGIGNAIWAYVLIKVGREARSPALIADGRHLWTDVVTSAGVIVGLILALATGWLWLDPLMAIVVALNILYHGWKMVSASVQGLMDTSVDPQDLVEIEKLVAANCKGAIEFHDLKTREAGRARFIEFHLVVPSDMSVEAAHRICDRIEEAFRRDMSDAKVTIHVEPEYKAKHG; encoded by the coding sequence ATGCCCGGTAGTGGAAGAGTACGCCGCCTGACTGTCTGGACCATTGTTATCGGCGTGGCGATTTTCGCGCTGAAGGCGCTCGCCTGGTGGTTGACCGGCTCGGTCGCGCTGTTCTCGGACGCAATGGAATCCATCGTCAATGTCGTGGCATCGGTCGCGGCCTGGTATGCGATCCGGCTTTCCTACACGCCAGCCGACGACAACCATCCCTATGGGCATCACAAGGCCGAATATCTCTCTGCCGTCCTTGAGGGCGTGCTGATCGTCGTTGCGGCACTGCTCATCATGCGTGAAGCAGCTCTCGCCTTTCAGGCATCGGAACTTCATGCCATGCCGGTTCTGGGCCTCGTGATCAATGGCATCGCCGGCATTGGCAACGCGATCTGGGCCTATGTGCTCATCAAGGTGGGACGCGAGGCACGCTCTCCCGCACTCATCGCGGATGGGCGGCATTTGTGGACCGACGTGGTAACTTCGGCCGGCGTCATAGTCGGCCTCATCCTGGCGCTTGCCACGGGCTGGCTGTGGCTTGATCCGCTCATGGCGATCGTGGTCGCTCTCAACATTCTCTATCACGGCTGGAAGATGGTTTCCGCGTCCGTTCAGGGCCTGATGGATACTTCGGTTGATCCTCAGGACCTGGTGGAGATCGAGAAGCTGGTTGCCGCAAATTGCAAGGGTGCGATCGAATTTCACGACCTGAAGACGCGTGAGGCGGGCAGGGCGCGCTTCATCGAATTTCATCTCGTGGTGCCTTCGGACATGAGTGTAGAGGCGGCCCATCGCATCTGTGACCGGATCGAGGAGGCCTTTCGACGCGACATGTCGGACGCGAAGGTTACCATCCATGTCGAGCCGGAATACAAGGCCAAGCACGGCTGA
- a CDS encoding AbrB family transcriptional regulator, whose translation MSEDSETIAASNGFFANRSRLLQWSALILLSSIIAGAMILWRLPAALLVGPMLGAIALGGWGGSIRFPKTAFGAAQSMVGLLIGGSLEMSVLLSFFDIWPILALAVIATVSASSFLGWLVSRLKVLPGSTAIWGSAPGAATAMVLMAGAFGADQRLVAFMQYLRVIFVSVGAALIARIWVDFSGEEVAATSYFPAFDGLPLLIAVTIGLAGAAFGRLVRLPAPYFLGAFLAGAVAHLGFGLPVDLPPWLLGICFTVIGWRIGLEFDRALLLVALKALPQIVLSILALMAFCGGVAWFLHWEWGIDPLTAYLATSPGGMDTVAVIAAASPDVNISLIMAVQLARFLFVLLLGPAISRMVAGTVKA comes from the coding sequence ATGAGCGAGGACAGCGAGACGATAGCTGCGTCGAATGGCTTTTTCGCCAACCGGTCCCGGCTCCTTCAGTGGTCAGCGCTCATTCTTCTGTCTTCAATCATCGCCGGTGCCATGATCCTGTGGCGCCTGCCGGCTGCCCTCCTTGTGGGGCCGATGCTCGGAGCAATCGCGCTTGGCGGGTGGGGCGGGTCAATCCGCTTTCCAAAAACCGCATTCGGCGCCGCGCAGAGCATGGTTGGACTGCTGATCGGGGGCTCCCTTGAAATGTCGGTCCTGCTGTCCTTCTTCGATATCTGGCCGATTCTCGCCCTTGCCGTCATTGCCACCGTCAGCGCCAGCAGCTTTCTTGGCTGGCTGGTCAGCCGCCTGAAAGTGCTGCCCGGCTCGACAGCGATTTGGGGGTCGGCACCCGGTGCTGCAACCGCCATGGTGCTGATGGCCGGTGCATTTGGCGCCGATCAGCGGCTCGTCGCCTTCATGCAATATCTGCGGGTGATCTTTGTCAGCGTCGGCGCAGCGCTTATCGCGCGCATCTGGGTGGACTTTTCAGGCGAAGAGGTGGCGGCAACCAGCTATTTCCCGGCTTTTGACGGGCTGCCGCTTCTGATAGCCGTGACCATAGGGCTTGCCGGTGCCGCCTTCGGGCGGTTGGTTCGCCTGCCTGCGCCCTATTTCCTCGGCGCTTTTCTCGCCGGTGCCGTCGCGCATCTGGGTTTCGGCCTGCCCGTCGATCTCCCGCCATGGCTTCTTGGCATCTGCTTTACGGTCATTGGCTGGAGGATCGGCCTCGAATTCGATCGGGCGCTCCTGCTTGTGGCGTTGAAGGCTCTGCCGCAGATTGTCCTCTCGATCCTGGCGCTCATGGCATTTTGCGGCGGCGTTGCCTGGTTCCTTCACTGGGAGTGGGGCATTGATCCGCTCACCGCCTATCTCGCCACCAGCCCCGGAGGCATGGATACGGTGGCGGTGATTGCCGCAGCCTCGCCTGACGTGAACATCTCCCTGATCATGGCAGTGCAGCTTGCACGCTTCCTGTTCGTGCTGCTGCTCGGCCCCGCCATCAGTCGCATGGTGGCGGGGACGGTGAAAGCCTGA
- a CDS encoding YciI family protein, translating to MRFMMLMIPAGYEKAGPEIDLDPKAVEAMMAYNKELEEAGILRELNGLHPPSTGARVSFASGSPVVTDGPFAEAKEVIGGYWIIEVNSREEAIEWAKRCPGSPNETIEVRRIQEMDDYSPEVQDVVEKAGGLEMGRN from the coding sequence ATGCGCTTCATGATGTTGATGATACCCGCCGGATACGAGAAGGCAGGCCCCGAAATCGATCTCGACCCCAAGGCGGTCGAGGCCATGATGGCCTATAACAAGGAACTGGAAGAGGCTGGCATCCTGCGCGAACTCAATGGCCTCCATCCGCCTTCCACCGGCGCACGCGTCTCCTTTGCCAGCGGCTCCCCCGTTGTCACTGACGGACCCTTTGCCGAGGCCAAGGAAGTGATCGGCGGCTACTGGATCATCGAAGTGAACTCGCGTGAAGAGGCCATCGAATGGGCCAAACGCTGCCCCGGCTCCCCCAACGAGACCATCGAGGTCCGCCGCATCCAGGAGATGGATGACTACTCGCCTGAAGTTCAGGATGTGGTGGAAAAGGCCGGCGGGCTGGAGATGGGCAGGAACTGA
- a CDS encoding serine hydrolase domain-containing protein produces the protein MRQPGLDEDVLRHLAAAMDRHVEARLMSGAVWAIEQDGELHVATAGTFEMGEGRPMARDTIFRVASITKPVTALLAMMLVEEGRLSLDGPVKDLLPELAEPRVLRSIDGELDDTQPAHRPITLRHLLTMTFGLGAIMEFPPRYPIQLAMQEAGIAPNWVLPRLTADEYMTRLGELPLAAHPGERFLYNNGLDVAGILIERAEGRSLGEVMRERIFEPLGMVDTGFWVPREKLDRLPPQYGPDFAAGTGETVKYGPERGINFAAPPPLESGAGGLVTTIDDYLAFQRLMLNGGVHEGKRLISEASLAEMTRDQLQPQHRNDPHAAFFMEDGGASWGLGVSVTLDRVHPWMTPGRYGWNGGYGTTAYVDPEKRLIGAFFSQQIMSSPSAPEAHRDFWSHAYRAVP, from the coding sequence ATGCGACAACCCGGCCTTGATGAAGACGTGCTTCGCCACCTAGCGGCGGCGATGGACCGCCATGTGGAAGCCCGGCTGATGTCGGGCGCAGTCTGGGCGATCGAACAGGACGGAGAGTTGCATGTCGCAACGGCAGGCACGTTCGAGATGGGCGAGGGTCGCCCCATGGCACGCGACACCATCTTCCGCGTCGCCTCCATCACCAAGCCGGTCACGGCCTTGCTGGCCATGATGCTGGTGGAGGAAGGAAGGCTCTCGCTGGACGGGCCCGTCAAGGACCTTCTCCCGGAACTCGCCGAGCCGCGTGTCCTGCGCAGCATTGACGGGGAGCTCGACGACACGCAGCCGGCCCACCGTCCGATAACGCTGCGCCATTTGCTCACCATGACCTTCGGTCTTGGCGCCATCATGGAATTTCCGCCGCGCTATCCGATCCAATTGGCCATGCAGGAAGCGGGCATTGCACCGAACTGGGTTCTGCCCAGATTGACGGCAGACGAGTATATGACCCGCCTCGGCGAGCTGCCGCTGGCTGCCCATCCCGGCGAACGCTTTTTATACAATAACGGCCTGGATGTCGCTGGTATCCTCATCGAGCGAGCGGAGGGGCGCTCCCTAGGCGAGGTGATGCGAGAGCGCATTTTCGAGCCGCTCGGCATGGTCGACACCGGCTTCTGGGTGCCCCGCGAAAAGCTGGACCGCCTGCCACCGCAATATGGTCCCGATTTCGCCGCCGGAACCGGCGAAACGGTAAAATACGGCCCCGAACGCGGGATAAATTTTGCCGCCCCGCCACCGCTGGAATCCGGCGCAGGTGGGCTTGTCACCACGATTGACGACTATCTCGCCTTCCAGCGCCTGATGCTGAATGGCGGCGTGCATGAGGGAAAGCGGCTGATCAGCGAGGCCTCACTGGCGGAAATGACACGGGATCAGCTTCAGCCGCAGCATCGCAATGACCCGCATGCGGCCTTCTTCATGGAAGATGGCGGCGCGAGCTGGGGGCTGGGCGTGAGCGTCACGCTTGACCGCGTGCATCCATGGATGACACCTGGACGCTACGGCTGGAATGGCGGATACGGTACAACCGCCTATGTCGATCCGGAAAAGCGGCTGATCGGCGCCTTCTTCAGCCAGCAGATCATGTCTTCGCCGAGCGCCCCGGAAGCGCATCGCGACTTCTGGTCCCATGCCTATCGTGCCGTGCCGTGA
- a CDS encoding winged helix-turn-helix transcriptional regulator codes for MNQTAKGGLNRRSGCPINLTLEVLGDKWSLIVLRDMMFGNRRHFRELLTNSQEGIASNILSDRLRRLAAEGVITREGDASHKQKAIYSLTEMGIQLVPVFAMVGDWGSRWLPVTEELSIRATILSEGGPELWEAFMEDLRGEHLGKEMPDRKGPSVREQLQVAYERVVAAKSDPEAPVSSAS; via the coding sequence GTGAACCAAACTGCGAAGGGCGGCTTAAACCGCCGCTCAGGCTGCCCGATCAATCTCACGCTGGAGGTGCTCGGCGACAAATGGAGCCTGATCGTGCTGCGAGACATGATGTTCGGCAACCGCCGTCACTTTCGCGAGCTGCTGACGAATTCGCAGGAGGGCATTGCTTCCAACATTCTGTCCGACAGGCTGCGCCGGCTTGCCGCTGAAGGCGTTATTACGCGCGAAGGAGATGCAAGCCACAAGCAGAAGGCAATCTACAGCCTGACCGAGATGGGCATTCAGCTCGTCCCCGTCTTCGCGATGGTCGGAGATTGGGGCAGCCGCTGGCTGCCGGTGACGGAAGAGCTTTCCATCCGAGCGACGATACTTTCCGAAGGTGGGCCGGAGCTCTGGGAGGCTTTCATGGAGGATCTCCGCGGCGAGCATCTTGGTAAAGAGATGCCGGATCGGAAGGGGCCTTCAGTGCGCGAACAGCTTCAGGTCGCCTATGAGCGAGTGGTTGCCGCCAAATCCGATCCGGAAGCGCCGGTGTCCAGCGCTTCGTGA
- the leuA gene encoding 2-isopropylmalate synthase, with the protein MDAKINSQIANAGPKGMGDAAVKYQAYPQVDIPDRTWPSKRIEKAPIWCSVDLRDGNQALIDPMGQERKARMFQLLLDMGFKEIEIGFPSASQTDFDFARWCIEQGGVPDDVSLQVLVQCRPELITRTFEALEGAKRPIVHFYNSTSELQRRVVFGKDVAGIKQIATDAAKMITDMAAKAGGGYRFEYSPESFTGTELEVALEICNAVIEIVQPTPDNKLIINLPSTVEMSTPNIHADQIEWMCRNLDNRENLIVSLHPHNDRGTGIAATELGLMAGADRVEGTLFGNGERTGNVDLVTLALNMYTQGVDPMLDCRDINRMKDVYEYCNQLVIPERHPYVGELVYTAFSGSHQDAINKGMKAIRAANKPLWEVPYLPIDPQDVGRSYEAIIRINSQSGKGGIAYVLQADYGLNLPRNLQVEFREDIQDITDREGKELPASRIHERFQELYVEQPGARLKFVDHQTFPDDSAKGRRVVEATITDGGVEKTITGSGTGPVDGFIDALSKHIGIDMTVLNYSEHSLQQGSNAAAVCYMEVEHPAGKLFGVGINHNIVTASLEAVVSAANRILS; encoded by the coding sequence ATGGACGCCAAGATCAACAGCCAGATCGCCAATGCCGGACCGAAGGGCATGGGCGATGCTGCCGTGAAATATCAAGCCTATCCGCAAGTCGACATTCCTGACCGAACCTGGCCATCCAAGCGCATCGAAAAAGCACCGATCTGGTGTTCGGTCGATCTCCGTGACGGCAACCAGGCGCTGATCGATCCGATGGGGCAGGAGCGCAAGGCGCGCATGTTCCAGTTGCTGCTCGACATGGGCTTCAAGGAAATAGAGATCGGTTTTCCCTCCGCCTCGCAGACGGATTTCGATTTCGCCCGCTGGTGCATCGAGCAGGGGGGCGTGCCGGATGACGTATCGCTCCAGGTCCTGGTGCAGTGCCGGCCCGAACTGATCACGCGCACCTTCGAGGCGCTGGAAGGTGCAAAGCGCCCGATCGTCCACTTCTACAATTCCACGAGCGAATTGCAGCGTCGCGTGGTCTTCGGCAAGGATGTCGCCGGCATCAAGCAGATCGCGACCGATGCGGCCAAGATGATCACCGACATGGCCGCCAAGGCGGGCGGTGGCTATCGCTTTGAATATTCGCCGGAAAGTTTCACCGGAACCGAGCTGGAAGTGGCGCTCGAGATCTGCAACGCGGTCATCGAGATCGTGCAGCCGACGCCTGACAACAAGCTGATCATCAACCTGCCCTCCACGGTGGAGATGTCGACGCCCAACATCCATGCCGACCAGATCGAGTGGATGTGCCGCAATCTCGACAATCGCGAGAACCTGATCGTCTCGCTGCATCCGCACAATGACCGTGGAACCGGCATCGCCGCCACTGAGCTCGGCTTGATGGCGGGTGCGGACCGTGTCGAAGGCACCTTGTTTGGAAATGGCGAGCGCACCGGCAATGTCGATCTCGTGACGCTGGCGCTCAACATGTATACGCAGGGCGTCGATCCAATGCTGGACTGCCGTGACATCAATCGCATGAAGGATGTCTACGAATACTGCAACCAGCTCGTCATCCCTGAGCGCCACCCTTATGTCGGCGAACTGGTCTACACGGCATTCTCCGGCTCGCATCAGGACGCGATCAATAAGGGCATGAAGGCGATCAGGGCAGCCAACAAGCCGCTTTGGGAAGTGCCCTATCTGCCGATCGACCCGCAGGATGTGGGTCGCTCCTATGAAGCGATCATCCGCATCAATTCCCAGTCGGGCAAGGGCGGCATCGCCTATGTGCTGCAGGCCGATTACGGCCTGAACCTGCCGCGCAATCTGCAGGTGGAATTCCGCGAGGACATCCAGGACATCACCGACCGCGAAGGCAAGGAACTGCCCGCCTCGCGCATCCACGAACGCTTCCAGGAGCTCTATGTCGAGCAGCCCGGTGCGCGGCTGAAATTTGTCGATCACCAGACCTTCCCCGATGATTCCGCCAAGGGACGCCGTGTGGTGGAAGCGACCATCACGGATGGCGGAGTGGAAAAGACGATCACCGGCTCGGGTACGGGCCCAGTCGATGGCTTCATCGATGCGCTTTCCAAGCATATCGGCATTGACATGACCGTGCTGAACTATTCCGAGCACTCGTTGCAGCAGGGCTCGAATGCGGCAGCAGTCTGCTACATGGAAGTCGAGCATCCCGCGGGCAAACTGTTCGGGGTTGGAATCAACCACAATATCGTGACGGCCTCGCTGGAGGCTGTGGTTTCGGCAGCAAACAGGATCCTTTCGTGA